The Erythrolamprus reginae isolate rEryReg1 chromosome 3, rEryReg1.hap1, whole genome shotgun sequence genome contains a region encoding:
- the LOC139164496 gene encoding uncharacterized protein isoform X2, producing MKRKIEKLKRVCAEVLRRERPEDSVSITDFAMENNSSTKLRENMKRLQKEGILSPEGESSRLRLLAQRHAEPSIKLRSHQTKAERADADLKRVREQRYMQVFT from the exons atgaaaaggaaaatcgaGAAACTCAAGCGTGTATGTGCTGAAGTGCTaaggcgtgaaagacctgaggattctg tttccattactgattttgcgATGGAAAACAATTCGTCGACAAAATTAAGAGAAAACATGAAACGTCTCcaaaaggag ggTATTTTGTCTCCGGAAGGAGAAAGTTCGAGACTTCGTCTTCtggcacaaagacatgctgag cccagcataaagttgcgttcccatcag ACAAAAGCGGAAAGAgcagatgctgatttgaagagagtgaGGGAGCAGAGATATATgcaagtcttcacatag